From a single Nematostella vectensis chromosome 3, jaNemVect1.1, whole genome shotgun sequence genomic region:
- the LOC116608349 gene encoding contactin-associated protein like 5-3, protein MHIVGKPAKGCTAQGKPIGFPDPYGYVRVLRLDNSCKVVTGKLRIHLFFRTYSEFGTLIYISASNMDIVLTHRRGKLFISTIFGRHYIIERIGKGLADGNWHNVTVQVSRRGFSLAVDRIEPVQVSFWVQIAEFRWFTAIYLGVAWDLQPGFVGCMKDVKIRGVKIRDQSVIRYHGPKFGVCPLENYCFPNPCLNGGVCHTWYNKYTCDCYKTFYTGSTCEMPLLLKATCEGYNLSNKSSCFIDVDGKGAQAPFLVLCYKSLSGKIVTSIAHNKNTTQQVSDTEKTLDLSQNGVPDVNFLHEIKYSTAIQGITAVIEKSVECRQLIMLTSLKKGAGGVTLKWISRSGSLHSWVDGTIKNMDQPESQQTSQTDCDTINSLVGDDNTLCNFTGYLTDKMVLPVMGLVFSSDDYGANFQLGPLECFGSNSSFLTDKATQPSKQVCKPSEVSAQNPMQVVAPLQESMHNNSLEELYKKYIKSLDAEDTHLKSISTSAHPSRATTTAKPLPKQYQPTSDETHAASPLESTNPWSGNLMFLLLVTLMFLVLLLLVGVMIYYIRRKGCYHMCLSELNCIQQWKDAHCDDIAPPQESDPWMTINAGGYNVKTGKITYGAFV, encoded by the exons ATGCACATTGTTGGGAAGCCAGCCAAAGGTTGCACAGCACAGGGGAAACCAATTGGATTTCCAGATCCTTATGGCTATGTGCGTGTGCTTCGGCTTGACAACAGTTGTAAAGTGGTCACAGGAAAACTGAGGATTCACCTTTTCTTCAGGACCTATAGCGAGTTTGGAACTTTGATTTACATTTCTGCGAGCAACATGGATATTGTGCTTACACATCGAAGAGGAAAACTTTTTATATCTACCATATTTGGCAGGCATTACATTATAGAACGCATTGGGAAGGGACTTGCTGATGGTAATTGGCACAACGTGACTGTGCAAGTGTCAAGAAGAGGCTTTTCCCTAGCTGTTGATCGGATCGAACCTGTACAAGTTAGCTTCTGGGTGCAGATAGCAGAGTTCCGGTGGTTTACTGCCATTTACTTAGGAGTTGCATGGGATTTGCAACCTGGATTTGTAGGATGCATGAAGGATGTTAAGATAAGAGGTGTGAAGATCAGGGATCAATCTGTTATCAGATATCATGGCCCAAAGTTTGGTGTTTGTccattagaaaactactgtttCCCTAATCCATGTCTGAATGGTGGAGTGTGCCATACCTGGTATAATAAGTACACATGTGATTGCTACAAAACCTTTTATACTGGGAGCACATGTGAAATGCCACTACTTCTCAAAGCTACATGCGAAGGATACAATCTATCCAACAAATCCAGCTGCTTTATTGATGTTGATGGCAAAGGGGCTCAAGCGCCTTTCCTTGTTCTTTGCTACAAGTCACTCTCAGGGAAGATTGTAACAAGCATAGCTcacaacaaaaacaccacacaGCAGGTTTCTGATACTGAAAAAACTTTGGATTTGTCACAAAATGGTGTTCCTGATGTGAACTTCCTTCATGAGATCAAGTATTCCACAGCCATACAAGGCATCACAGCAGTGATAGAAAAAAGTGTGGAATGCAGACAACTGATTATGTTAACATCATTGAAGAAGGGAGCTGGTGGTGTAACACTGAAGTGGATTTCAAGAAGTGGTTCACTCCACTCATGGGTTGATGGGACTATCAAAAACATGGACCAGCCAGAAAGTCAGCAAACAAGCCAGACAGACTGTGACACAATTAACAGCCTTGTAGGGGATGATAATACGCTTTGCAACTTTAcag gATATCTTACAGATAAAATGGTCCTACCAGTAATGGGTTTGGTATTTAGCTCTGATGACTATGGAGCCAACTTTCAGCTAGGCCCTCTCGAATGTTTTGGTTCAAATAGCAGTTTCCTCACAGACAAAGCTACCCAACCATCAAAACAAGTTTGCAAGCCGTCAGAGGTCAGTGCACAGAACCCCATGCAAGTAGTAGCCCCTCTCCAAGAGTCTATGCATAATAACAGCCTTGAAGAACTGTACAAGAAATATATCAAGTCGCTTGATGCAGAAGATACACATTTAAAATCGATTTCCACCAGTGCACACCCATCCAGAGCAACAACAACTGCAAAACCATTACCCAAACAGTACCAACCGACGAGTGATGAGACCCATGCAGCTTCTCCCCTGGAGAGTACCAACCCTTGGTCTGGAAACCTGATGTTTTTACTGCTTGTGACCCTGATGTTTCTAGTACTTCTGCTTTTGGTTGGGGTCATGATCTATTACATTAGACGGAAAGGCTGCTACCATATGTGCTTATCAGAGCTGAACTGCATTCAGCAGTGGAAAGATGCCCACTGTGACGACATCGCCCCACCTCAGGAATCCGACCCTTGGATGACCATCAACGCTGGAGGCTACAATGTTAAGACTGGCAAGATTACATACGGTGCTTTTGTATGA
- the LOC116618378 gene encoding contactin-associated protein like 5-3, which yields MHIVGKPAKGCTAQGKPIGFPDPYGYVRVLRLDNSSKVVTGKLRIHLSFRTYSEFGTLIYISASNMDIVLTHRRGKLFISTIFGRHYIIERIGKGLADGKWHNVTVQVSRRGFSLAVDRIKPVQVSFWVQIAEFRWFTAIYLGFAWHLQPGFVGCMKNVKIRGVKIRDQSVIRYRGPKFGVCPLENYCFPNPCLNGGVCHIWYNKYTCDCYKTFYTGSTCEMPLLLKATCEGYNLSNKSSCFIDVDGKGAQAPFHVLCYKSLSGKIVTSIAHNKNTTQQVSDTEKTLDLSQNGVHDVNYLHEIKYSTAIQGITAVIEKSVECRQLIMLTSLKKGAGGVTLKWISRSGSLHSWVDGTIKNMDQPESQQTSQTDCDTINSLVGDDNMLCNFTGYLTDKMVLPVMGLVFSSDDYGANFQLGPLECFGSNSSFLTDKATQPSKQVCKPSEVSAQNPMQVVAPLQESMHNNSLEELYKKYIKSLDAKDTYLKSISTSAHPSRATTTTKPLPKQYQPTSDETHAASPLESTNPWSGNLMFLLAVTLIFLVLLLLVGVMIYYIRRKGCYHMCLSELNCIQQWKDAHCDDIAPPQESDPWMTINAGGYNVKTGKITYGAFV from the exons ATGCACATTGTTGGGAAGCCCGCCAAAGGTTGCACAGCACAGGGGAAACCAATTGGATTTCCAGATCCTTATGGCTATGTGCGTGTGCTTCGGCTTGACAACAGTAGTAAAGTGGTCACAGGAAAACTGAGGATTCACCTTTCCTTCAGGACCTATAGCGAGTTTGGAACTTTGATTTACATTTCTGCGAGCAACATGGATATTGTGCTTACACATCGAAGAGGAAAACTTTTTATATCTACCATATTTGGCAGGCATTACATTATAGAACGCATTGGGAAGGGACTTGCTGATGGTAAATGGCACAACGTGACTGTGCAAGTGTCAAGAAGAGGCTTTTCCCTAGCTGTTGATCGGATCAAACCTGTACAAGTTAGCTTCTGGGTGCAGATAGCAGAGTTCCGGTGGTTTACTGCCATTTACTTAGGATTTGCATGGCATTTGCAACCTGGATTTGTAGGATGCATGAAGAATGTTAAGATAAGAGGTGTGAAGATCAGGGATCAATCTGTTATCAGATATCGTGGCCCAAAGTTTGGTGTTTGTccattagaaaactactgtttCCCTAATCCATGTCTGAATGGTGGAGTGTGCCATATCTGGTATAATAAGTACACATGTGATTGCTACAAAACCTTTTATACTGGGAGCACATGTGAAATGCCACTACTTCTCAAAGCTACATGCGAAGGATACAATCTATCCAACAAATCCAGCTGCTTTATTGATGTTGATGGCAAAGGGGCTCAAGCGCCTTTCCATGTTCTTTGCTACAAGTCACTCTCAGGGAAGATTGTAACAAGCATAGCTcacaacaaaaacaccacacaGCAGGTTTCTGATACTGAAAAAACTTTGGATTTGTCACAAAATGGTGTTCATGATGTGAACTACCTTCATGAGATCAAGTATTCCACAGCCATACAAGGCATCACAGCAGTGATAGAAAAAAGTGTGGAATGCAGACAACTGATTATGTTAACATCATTGAAGAAGGGAGCTGGTGGTGTAACACTGAAGTGGATTTCAAGAAGTGGTTCACTCCACTCATGGGTTGATGGGACTATCAAAAACATGGACCAGCCAGAAAGTCAGCAAACAAGCCAGACAGACTGTGACACAATTAACAGCCTTGTAGGGGATGATAATATGCTTTGCAACTTTAcag GATATCTTACAGATAAAATGGTCCTACCAGTAATGGGTTTGGTATTTAGCTCTGATGACTATGGAGCCAACTTTCAGCTAGGCCCTCTCGAATGTTTTGGTTCAAATAGCAGTTTCCTCACAGACAAAGCTACCCAACCATCAAAACAAGTTTGCAAGCCGTCAGAGGTCAGTGCACAGAACCCCATGCAAGTAGTAGCCCCTCTCCAAGAGTCTATGCATAATAACAGCCTTGAAGAACTGTACAAGAAATATATCAAGTCGCTTGATGCAAAAGATACATATTTAAAATCGATTTCCACCAGTGCACACCCATCCAGagcaacaacaactacaaaacCATTACCCAAACAGTACCAACCGACGAGTGATGAGACCCATGCAGCTTCTCCCCTGGAGAGTACCAACCCTTGGTCTGGAAACCTGATGTTTCTACTGGCTGTGACCCTGATTTTCCTAGTGCTTCTGCTTTTGGTTGGGGTCATGATCTATTACATTAGACGGAAAGGCTGCTACCATATGTGCTTATCAGAGCTGAACTGCATTCAGCAGTGGAAAGATGCCCACTGTGACGACATCGCCCCACCTCAGGAATCCGACCCTTGGATGACCATCAACGCTGGAGGCTACAATGTTAAGACTGGCAAGATTACATACGGTGCTTTTGTATGA